DNA from Pseudoxanthomonas sp. CF385:
GTTGGCTGGGCCGCTTCTTCAACTCTCCGATCTTCCCGAACTGAGCCGCGCGCCATGGACACGCCGAACGCCGAACGTTCCAACGCTGCGCCGTCGAAGAAGCCGCGCCGCATCGACACCTACACGCTGCTGGGCCTGCTGGCTTGGATCGGCCTGGTGCTGATCTGCCTGGCGCCGGCCGCGCGCGCCGAGCGCATCAAGGATCTCGCCCAGGTCGGCGGCGTGCGCAGCAACCCGCTGGTCGGCTACGGCCTGGTCGTGGGCCTGGATGGCACCGGCGACCGCACCAGCCAGGCGCCTTTCACCGTGCAGAGCCTGAAGAACATGCTGGGCGAGCTGGGCGTCAACGTCCCGGCCAACGTCAATCCGCAGCTGAAGAACGTCGCCGCCGTGGCCATCCACGCCGACCTGCCCGCCTTCGCCAAGCCGGGCCAGCCGATCGACATCACCGTGTCCTCGATCGGCAACGCCACCTCGCTGCGTGGCGGCAGTCTGCTGATGGCGCCGCTGCGCGGTGCCGATGGCGAGGTCTATGCGATCGCCCAGGGCAACCTGGTGGTCGGCGGCTTCGGCGCGCAGGGCAAAGACGGCTCGCGCGTGTCGGTCAACGTGCCCAGCGTCGGCCGCATCCCGAACGGCGCCACCGTCGAGCGCGCGATCCCCAATGCGCTGGATAGCGGCGAAGGCACCATCACGCTGAACCTGCATCGCGCCGACTTCACCACGGTGTCGCGCATGGTCGCGGCGCTGGAACAGAATTTCGGCGCCGGCAATGCCTACGCGCTGGATGCCGTTACCGTCGCCGTGCGCGCACCGGCGGACATCTCGCGCCGGGTGAATTTCCTCGCCCAGATCGAGAACCTGGAACTCACCCCCGGCAGCGCGCCGGCGAAAGTCATCGTCAACGCCCGCACGGGCACCGTGGTGATCGGCGCGCAGGTGCAGGTGATGCCGGCGGCGGTGACGCACGGTTCGTTGACGGTGACGATCACCGAATCGGCGAACGTCAGCCAGCCGAACGAATTCTCCCGCGGCGGCACCACCGTGGTGACCCCGCAGTCCAGCGTCTCGGTCAGCCAGGAAGGCAACCGCATGTTCAAGTTCGAGGGCGGCACGTCGCTGGACGAGATCGTCCGCGCGGTGAACGAAGTCGGCGCCGCGCCCGGCGACCTGATCGCGATCCTGGAAGCCCTGAAGCAGGCCGGCGCCTTGCGCGCGGAGCTCGAGGTGATCTGACATGGCCAGTGCTCCGCTCAGCGCCCTCAATCCCTCGCTGCCGCTAGCCGACGCCGGCGCGAAGGCCGACAACGCGCGCATCCACGAGGTCGCGCGCAAGCTCGAGGGCCAGTTCGCACAGATGATGATCAAGTGCATGCGCGAGGCGGGCTTCGGCGATTCGCTGTTTCCGGGCGAGAATCAGGTCTTCCGCGACATGTACGACCAGCAGATCGCCACCGCGATGTCGCAGGGCCGCGGCCTGGGCCTGGCCCCGATGATCGCGCGCCAGCTGGGCGCCACCGACGCGGCCACGCCCGCCGTACCCGCCACAACCGCGCTGTCGGCGTACAAGCGTCTGCTGCCGGGCACCGATGCCGATTCCATGCTCGACGCGATCGCCGGCCGCGGCATCGGCAGCCGCGATACGCAGGGCGGCGCGTCGATGCCGGACACGATCACCCTCGACACCATCACCGTGCGCCCGGATGCGGCGTGCGATGAGGTCGAACAGGTCGCCTCGGCCGACCCGTCCCAGTACGCCCGCAACACGCCGGAGCGTTTCGTCGCCGAGATCTGGGGCCACGCGCAGAAGGCCGCCAAGGAACTGGGTGTGGATCCGCGCGCGCTGGTCGCACAGGCGGCGCTGGAGACCGGCTGGGGCAAGCGCCAGATCAAGACCGGCGAAGGCGGCAGCGCGCACAACCTGTTCGGCATCAAGGCCACGGGCTGGAAGGGCGAACGCGCGCGCAGCGCCACGCATGAGTACACCAACGGCGTGAAGCATTCGGAGACCGCGGACTTCCGCGCCTACGCTTCGCCCGCCGAAAGCTTCGCCGACTACGTGCGGATGCTGAAGAACAACCCGCGTTACCAGCAGGCGCTGTCGGCCGGCAAGGACATCGTGGGCTTCGCCCGTGGCCTGCAGCGCGCCGGCTACGCCACCGATCCGACCTACGCCAACAAGATCGCCTCCATCGCCAATGGCCCCACGCTCGGCAAGGTGCTGTCGGCGATCGGTACCACGGTGGGTGGCCCGGTCGGCAACGTCGTGGGCAACGCCATCGGCAACGCGCTGCGGCGCTGACCAGGGGATAACGCATGTCGAACCTACTCGCCACCGGCAGCAGTGCTCTGATCGCCTTCCAGCGGGCGCTGTCCACCGTCGGCCACAACGTCGCCAACATCAACACGCCGGGCTATTCGCGCCAGCGCACCGAATTCGAAGCGCGCGATGGCACCTACTTCGGCTACGGCTACCAGGGCAACGGCGTGCAGATCGTCGACGTGCGCCGGATGGCCGATTCGCTGGCGACCTCGCGCCTGCTCGACAGCGGCGGCGAACTCTCGCGCCTGCAGCAGTTGTCCGTGATGTCGACGCGCCTGGACCAGCTGTTCTCGGAGAAAGCCACCGGCATCAGCGCGCCGTGGTCGAGCTTCTTCGATTCGGTCAACGCCCTGTCGTCCAACGCCGCCGGTTCGGCCGACCGCGAAAGCGTGCTCGCGCAGGCCAATGCGCTGGTCACCCGTTTCCGCCAGATCGACCAGCACCTGGACGGCCTGGATACCGAGGTCAACGCCGGCCTCACCGCCGCCACCGGCGAAGTCAACCGGCTGGCCAAGGAAATCGCCCAGCTCAACGGCCAGATCGGCGGCAGCAGCAGCCCGTCGGGCGACCTGCTCGACCGCCGCGACCAGCTGATCAGCGAACTCGTCGCCTTCACCGGCGGCAATGCGATCACCCAGGACGGCGGCCTCGTCAACGTATTCAGCGCCGGCGGCCAGCCGCTGGTGGTGGGCACCTCGGCCAGCACGCTGGTGACCGTCGCCGATCCGTACCGGCCGGAACGGCTGCAGGTCGCGCTGGAAACCAA
Protein-coding regions in this window:
- a CDS encoding flagellar basal body P-ring protein FlgI, whose translation is MLGLLAWIGLVLICLAPAARAERIKDLAQVGGVRSNPLVGYGLVVGLDGTGDRTSQAPFTVQSLKNMLGELGVNVPANVNPQLKNVAAVAIHADLPAFAKPGQPIDITVSSIGNATSLRGGSLLMAPLRGADGEVYAIAQGNLVVGGFGAQGKDGSRVSVNVPSVGRIPNGATVERAIPNALDSGEGTITLNLHRADFTTVSRMVAALEQNFGAGNAYALDAVTVAVRAPADISRRVNFLAQIENLELTPGSAPAKVIVNARTGTVVIGAQVQVMPAAVTHGSLTVTITESANVSQPNEFSRGGTTVVTPQSSVSVSQEGNRMFKFEGGTSLDEIVRAVNEVGAAPGDLIAILEALKQAGALRAELEVI
- the flgJ gene encoding flagellar assembly peptidoglycan hydrolase FlgJ codes for the protein MASAPLSALNPSLPLADAGAKADNARIHEVARKLEGQFAQMMIKCMREAGFGDSLFPGENQVFRDMYDQQIATAMSQGRGLGLAPMIARQLGATDAATPAVPATTALSAYKRLLPGTDADSMLDAIAGRGIGSRDTQGGASMPDTITLDTITVRPDAACDEVEQVASADPSQYARNTPERFVAEIWGHAQKAAKELGVDPRALVAQAALETGWGKRQIKTGEGGSAHNLFGIKATGWKGERARSATHEYTNGVKHSETADFRAYASPAESFADYVRMLKNNPRYQQALSAGKDIVGFARGLQRAGYATDPTYANKIASIANGPTLGKVLSAIGTTVGGPVGNVVGNAIGNALRR